The sequence GGTAACAATCAGACATCAAAGATAACCGTTGCCTTATAACCCTCGTCCGTCTTTTGAATATTAAACATATGATAAGTAGGAGTCTTAATCTCAATCTTTACCTGATGTCTATTCTTATCAAACTTCTCACCGGCGATAATTGCAAACAACTGATTATTTTCAATCTTGATATCCTTAACTTCTTTGGCAACAAAATATTCAGTAGCAAAGATAAAGAGCAGTTCTCGAAACCAATCAAAGAACAATTCTTCCAAAGAAGAAGAGGAAATATTGATTGCTCTATTTTCTTTTATTTCAACTGATTTCAAATCTAAGATATTATCAAAGATTGCAAAAAGGCCATTAGCAAACAATTCGGCTAAATCTTTGCCATAGATTTCCACTCCTAAATCTGAAGTATGGTTCA is a genomic window of candidate division WOR-3 bacterium containing:
- a CDS encoding archease, which gives rise to NHTSDLGVEIYGKDLAELFANGLFAIFDNILDLKSVEIKENRAINISSSSLEELFFDWFRELLFIFATEYFVAKEVKDIKIENNQLFAIIAGEKFDKNRHQVKIEIKTPTYHMFNIQKTDEGYKATVIFDV